TCGCCGAACAGGCCACTGGCTGGGAATCCCCTGTCCAAGGAAAGTCGGCCAAACCTCAGCGGACAGCCATTCCCCACTTTTGGTTAGCCGCAGCCGCAGCGCTGACCCTGCTCATCACCGGAACGTGGTGGTGGCAAAGCAACGGAGCCGCTCATGCCACCGTGGCCCGTGGCATTGGCAGCAGCACTTTTTCTCAAGGTATGCAGATTCACAATGCGGCCTATGAAATGGAAGCTGGCACCGTGGAGTTCATCACCGCACGTGGGGCAAAGGTGGTCATCGAAGCCCCCGCGAGTTTCCAGTTTGAAAATGGCCAGCGGCTGTGGCTGAAACGCGGCCGGGTGGCGGCGGATGTGCCGCCTTCGGCGAAAGGTTTTACCGTCATCACCCCGACAGGCCAGGCCGTGGACCTGGGCACCCAATTTGGTGTGGATGTGCCGCAGCAGGGCCAGGCAGAAATCCATGTCTTCAAGGGCGAAGTCATCGCCCAATCCTTCAAGGGAGGCAAACGCCAGAGCCTGAAGGATGGCCAGGCCTACTCCCTGCAATCCGGGGCAGGAGCCGCGCGAGAGATCCGCTCCGCAGCTTTTATCCAGCCCGATGAAATGCCTGCCCTGCAGGCGGCCCTCACCTCCGGTCAGCGCAGCCGTTCGGATGCCGCCATGGCCGCACTGCGACAAGACCCGACCCTGATCGCCCTGCTCGACTTTGAAAATTCCAAACTACCGCCCGGCACTTTTCGCATGACCCAGGGCCGCTGGCCTGGATCACGCGCCCCCGAGTTCGTCAATGTGGGCGATCACATGAAGCTCGATGCGGGCGGTGATCACACCTGGCCCCAACTCACACTCGCCGCTTGGGTGCGGCTAGACCGGCTGGAAGCCCTCTACCAGTCCCTTTATCACACCGATGGTTGGGATGATGACAAGCGAGGTCAAGTCCACTGGATCATTAAGAAGGACGCCACCATGCGCCTCGCGCTCAAACGCAATACCTTACTTCCCGGCTCCTCTGAGAAAGACGGCTTCCCAGATTCCGCCACCCCGGTCCTGCCTGAGAAAGGGCGCTGGGTGCACGTGGCCGTGACCTACGATGCCGAGGCCAAACTCATCCGCTTTTACCTCAATGGAAGGTTTGATAAAGAATGCCTTCAAGCCACCGCCCACCCGGCCCTGCTGGGGCCTGCGCAGATCGGCAACTGGGACTCTCAAGACCGCAAACTAAGCGGTCGCGTGGACGAACTCATTTTGTTAGGCCGAACCATGACCGACGATGAAATCCGCGCCCTGTTTGACGCCGGCAATCCATACTTATGAACTCTAGCCTAAAGCTCAAAGCATGGAGTACCCAAGCATGGAGCACAGGCGTCCCGCCTGTGTCTAAACACCAAGGATGCCTGTCCTCCATAATCAAACATGGAGCGCTCAAGCATGGAGCCCATGCGTCCCGCCTGTGTCTTAAACAGCCAGGATGGATATTCTCCATACTCTTCACCGCCAACCTTACCGCCGCACCCGTGGACTTTGTCCATGAGATACGCCCGGTTCTGGAAAAACACTGCTACTCCTGCCATGGGCCGGACAAGCAAAAATCCGGCCTGCGTTTGGACATCAAGGCCGATGCCCTGCGCGGCGGTGACTCCCATGCGCCTAACATTGTATCCGGCAAAGCCCCAGAGAGCCCGCTCATCCAGTTCATCACCACAGATGACGAGGACACCCGGATGCCTCCAAAAGGGGAAAGGCTGTCCACCGCCGAGGTGGGCCTGCTCACCCGCTGGATCAATGAAGGAGCCATGTGGCCTGAAGGTGTGGACACGGCCAAGACCGTGGACAAACGCGACCACTGGGCCTTCAAACCACTGCCGCCTCAGCAAGGCAGCCTGGATTCCTTCATCGCGGCCAAGCTTGCCGAAAAAGGTCTTCACCTGTCTCCAGAAGCCGATCGCCGGACCCTCATCCGCCGGCTTCACCTCATCTTGCACGGACTGCCACCAACTCCCGAAGAAATCGAAGCCTTCGCCGCAAACAACGATCCCAAGGCTTATGAAAAATTGGTGGATCGCCTGCTCGCTTCGCCTCGTTATGGCGAACGCTGGGCACGCCATTGGCTAGATGTCATCGCCTTTGGGGAAACCCATGGATTTGAGGTAAACACCCCACGCCCCAATGCCTGGCCCTATCGAGATTACGTGATCCAGGCTTTCAATGAAGATACCCCATATCCCCAATTCATCCTGGAACAGCTCGCCGGAGACACCGTGGGGAAAGATGCCGCTACGGGTTTCATCGTCGCCAGCGCCGCCCTGCTTCCCGGCCAGATCGGCAAAGATGAAGAGTCCAAAGCCAAGGCCCGTCAGGATGAACTCAATGACATGGTCAGCGTCACCGGTGGCGCTTTTCTGGGCCTCACCCTGCACTGCGCCCGCTGCCATGACCACAAGTTCGATCCCGTATCCCAAGCGGACTACTATGGCCTGCAGGCCATCTTTTCAGGCGTCCGTCATGGGGAGCGTCCGCTGAAGTCAGCCGAGACACGAAAGTATGAGGAAGAAAACGCCACCCTGCTGCCACGTCTAGCCAAAGCGACTCATCGGCTGATCCAGTTTGAACCACTGGCTAACGCAAGTTCACCGCGACCTCCAATTCACACCCACCGCAACATTGACCGCTTTACCACGGTCCA
This is a stretch of genomic DNA from Prosthecobacter algae. It encodes these proteins:
- a CDS encoding LamG-like jellyroll fold domain-containing protein; protein product: MNLDERIHRYMDGLATAEEVQQLQNILLTQPEARRLFADLANLDAALAEQATGWESPVQGKSAKPQRTAIPHFWLAAAAALTLLITGTWWWQSNGAAHATVARGIGSSTFSQGMQIHNAAYEMEAGTVEFITARGAKVVIEAPASFQFENGQRLWLKRGRVAADVPPSAKGFTVITPTGQAVDLGTQFGVDVPQQGQAEIHVFKGEVIAQSFKGGKRQSLKDGQAYSLQSGAGAAREIRSAAFIQPDEMPALQAALTSGQRSRSDAAMAALRQDPTLIALLDFENSKLPPGTFRMTQGRWPGSRAPEFVNVGDHMKLDAGGDHTWPQLTLAAWVRLDRLEALYQSLYHTDGWDDDKRGQVHWIIKKDATMRLALKRNTLLPGSSEKDGFPDSATPVLPEKGRWVHVAVTYDAEAKLIRFYLNGRFDKECLQATAHPALLGPAQIGNWDSQDRKLSGRVDELILLGRTMTDDEIRALFDAGNPYL